A region of the Arenibacter antarcticus genome:
TGATGATTATCCCTCCATCGGCATTTTCCAAAGGAACTGCAATTTCTACCGTAGGGGTGGTGGAAAGATCTAAGTCTATCACATCTACTCCAAGACCTACCAAGGTATATACCACCAAATTTTGGATCATTTCTCCCGAAAGTCGAGCATCCCTTCCTATAACCACCTTAAGCTTTTTCTTTTTAGAATATTCTTTTAGCCATATTCCGTATGCTGCAGCAAATTTTACGGCATCTATAGGTGTTAAATTGTCTCCTGGTTTTCCTCCGATAGTACCCCGGATTCCTGAAATGGATTTAATTAAAGTCATTTGTTAGATTATAAGTTTATACAAATATAGCGGGTTAGGTTTAATTCGTATGACGCTATGTTGTAAATTCGTCTTACATAACATTTTTTTGCCTAGATGAATTTTTTAGCACATATTTACCTATCCTTCGGGGACAATGAGCTCACTATTGGAAATTTTATAGCCGATAGTATACGCGGTAATAAATATCACTACCTCCCTAAAAGGGTTCAAACTGGTATACATTTACACAGGGCCATAGATACTTATACCGACTCACATCCTATAGTCAGACAGAGCACAAAACGACTACACCAAAATTATAGCCATTATAGTGGGGTAATCGTAGATATTTTCTACGATCATTTTCTGGCTAAAAATTGGGATACGTATTCTAAAGTTCCCTTAAAACGTTATGTAAATGATTTTTATCTTTTATTGGATGAAAATTATGAAATACTTCCAATGGGTGTTAAACGCATGATGCCCCATATGATTGCGGATAATTGGATTTACAATTATTCCAAAATGTCTGGGATTTCCAGGGTTTTGCATGGCATAAACAGAAGAACCAAAAATAAATCCAAA
Encoded here:
- a CDS encoding ACP phosphodiesterase, translated to MNFLAHIYLSFGDNELTIGNFIADSIRGNKYHYLPKRVQTGIHLHRAIDTYTDSHPIVRQSTKRLHQNYSHYSGVIVDIFYDHFLAKNWDTYSKVPLKRYVNDFYLLLDENYEILPMGVKRMMPHMIADNWIYNYSKMSGISRVLHGINRRTKNKSKMNFAILDLEEHYTIFEEEFSLFFNDLIKYVKNIEIENSNPFIVN